In Pangasianodon hypophthalmus isolate fPanHyp1 chromosome 3, fPanHyp1.pri, whole genome shotgun sequence, a single genomic region encodes these proteins:
- the nkx6.2 gene encoding homeobox protein Nkx-6.2: MLAVGQMDANRQSAFVLGSTPLAALHNMTEMKSSLFPYTLQNPAGFKAPSLTSLSSQLPLGTPHGISDILGRPITTAGQLLSSFPRINGLATSAGMYFNPAAVSRYPKPLAELPGRAPIFWPGMMQSSPWREPRLPCQAQANIMLDKDGKKKHSRPTFSGQQIFALEKTFEQTKYLAGPERARLAYSLGMTESQVKVWFQNRRTKWRKKHAAEMATAKKKHDSETEKMKESSDNEDDDEYNKPLDPNSDDEKITRLLKKHKSASLSLMSPSSSSSDTL; this comes from the exons ATGTTAGCGGTGGGGCAAATGGATGCTAACAGGCAGAGTGCTTTCGTGTTGGGTAGCACGCCACTGGCTGCGCTTCACAACATGACCGAGATGAAGAGCTCGCTGTTCCCCTACACGCTGCAGAATCCCGCGGGCTTCAAGGCTCCctctctcaccagcctcagcTCACAGCTCCCGCTGGGCACCCCGCACGGAATTAGCGATATCCTGGGAAGACCCATCACCACGGCGGGACAGCTGCTGTCCAGCTTTCCGCGGATAAACGGCTTGGCCACTTCCGCCGGGATGTACTTTAACCCCGCCGCCGTGTCGCGCTACCCGAAGCCGCTGGCGGAGCTCCCGGGCAGAGCGCCGATCTTCTGGCCCGGAATGATGCAGAGTTCCCCGTGGAGGGAACCGCGACTGCCCTGTCAGG CACAAGCAAATATAATGCTGGACAAAGACGGGAAGAAGAAACACTCCAGACCAACTTTTTCGGGACAGCAAATTTTTGCGCTGGAAAAAACCTTCGAGCAAACCAAATACCTGGCCGGGCCGGAAAGAGCACGCCTCGCCTACTCACTGGGGATGACCGAGAGTCAGGTCAAG GTCTGGTTTCAGAACCGCAGAACCAAGTGGCGCAAGAAGCACGCAGCGGAAATGGCCACCGCCAAGAAGAAACACGACTCAGAAACGGAGAAGATGAAGGAAAGCTCGGACAACGAGGACGACGACGAGTACAACAAGCCGCTGGACCCCAACTCAGACGACGAGAAAATTACGAGACTGCTGAAAAAGCACAAGTCTGCGAGCCTGTCGCTCATgagccccagcagcagcagctcggACACGTTGTGA